The following are from one region of the Gossypium hirsutum isolate 1008001.06 chromosome D03, Gossypium_hirsutum_v2.1, whole genome shotgun sequence genome:
- the LOC107950492 gene encoding glycine-rich domain-containing protein 1 isoform X2 yields MTSQVKYVSEMEMEKEQGLEWIEAQKIEISLNLAGAAKNQLEFLAAVDRNRWLYDGPTLHRAIYRYNAYWLPLLAKCYEEPILEGPLVVPLDCEWIWHCHRLNPVRYKSDCEELYGKILDNTNVVSSLRGACKRQTEEIWNRLYPNEAYDFDFTKALSENASETLSGLEKHTEYDLVSAVKRQSPFFYQVSRAHMNNNIFIEEAVARYKGFLHLIKRNRENSTKRFCVPTYDIDLIWHTHQLHPVSYCKDLNTVLGKILEHDDTDSDRTKGKKLDVGFSGTTKQWEDTFGKRYSKSGAMYRGNSPSPLAAIPCIPDILPKKIDATNEFPNIIKLPEMRIVEVLLEIVAVKNLPDEKKGNLFVLLSKTQPDVFCNTKQKLTILSESGKKQVLLFQCEPTGELHFELVSNSASTLPVTKTCKTLGTASLSIEEFLDPVSKLAVEKWLDLVPPSGNGSSKPIGLRVAASFTVPTAAPHVLHMVRSHPFSKGSCFQLPLTGTVPSGKSYTRVIDETQAEVIRLQMREFGKAKMKENSLSSKQVIGITKHGETHTVAEFLGTHWNLMNSQWVLHNAEVGENGHLFDLKGNRTVKVFSGRKLDYEPKHCEKQKNEGDFMTAVEFSVEHPYGKAVALLNLKSRCLKAKEGWFVLPGLVSMFILSHILKKEGRFGFTVDGKSTKEIDGATRKVIVDNDQHASMETEVHSDVTLENAVIPKKDGSCNGDCGSEKGNTVSSGGCGGCGAGCGNVVKSGGCGSGCGSGCGGGCGSIVNSGGCGAGGCGAGCGNMVKSGGCGGGCGGGCGSGCGGSCGSIVNSGSCGSGCGGCGGGCGSMVNSSGCGSGCGGCGGGCGSMVNSSGCGLKEESGGCGGCGGCGGGCGNLINTCVGTGGVVKSNGCENPTYMEAAIKA; encoded by the exons ATGACAAGCCAAGTGAAATACGTTTCCG AGATGGAAATGGAGAAAGAGCAAGGACTGGAATGGATCGAAGCTCAAAAGATCGAAATTAGTTTGAACCTTGCAGGTGCTGCCAAGAACCAGCTTGAATTCCTCGCTGCTGTCGATAGGAACCGTTGGCTCTACGATGGCCCTACTCTCCATAGAGCCATTTACAG GTACAATGCTTACTGGCTTCCCTTGCTAGCCAAATGTTATGAAGAACCCATTTTGGAAGGGCCTTTGGTTGTTCCTCTTGATTGTGAATGGATTTGGCATTGCCATAGGCTAAACCCA GTTCGTTACAAGTCTGACTGTGAAGAACTCTATGGGAAGATCCTTGACAATACTAATGTTGTGTCTTCCCTTCGAGGCGCATGTAAACGGCAAACCGAAGAAATTTGGAACAGGCTTTATCCGAATGAAGCTTATGACTTTGATTTCACCAAAGCCTTGTCTGAAAATGCCTCTGAAACACTTTCTGGACTTGAAAAACACACTGAATATGATCTAGTTTCAGCTGTTAAAAGGCAGAGTCCTTTCTTTTATCAG GTATCCAGAGCGCATATGAATAACAATATCTTTATCGAAGAAGCTGTAGCTAGGTATAAGGGTTTCCTTCATCTGATCAAGAGGAATCGAGAGAATTCGACAAAGCGCTTTTGCGTTCCAACCTATGACATCGACCTTATCTGGCACACACACCAGTTGCATCCTGTCTCTTACTGCAAAGATTTGAATACAGTACTTGGTAAGATATTGGAGCATGATGATACAGACTCAGACAGAACTAAGGGGAAGAAGCTTGATGTCGGATTTTCGGGGACTACTAAACAGTGGGAGGATACATTCGGCAAAAGATACTCGAAGTCGGGGGCCATGTATAGAGGGAATTCTCCATCTCCTCTTGCAGCTATTCCTTGCATTCCCGACATTTTACCTAAGAAAATAGATGCAACAAATGAGTTTCCGAACATTATTAAGCTTCCTGAGATGAGGATTGTAGAG GTACTTTTGGAGATTGTTGCAGTTAAGAACTTACCGGACGAAAAGAAGGGGAATCTCTTTGTCTTGTTAAGTAAAACTCAACCCGATGTATTCTGTAATACTAAGCAGAAACTGACTATTTTATCTGAGTCTGGGAAGAAACAGGTTCTTTTATTTCAGTGTGAACCTACTGGTGAACTGCATTTCGAACTCGTATCAAATTCAGCTTCCACTTTACCAGTAACAAAGACATGCAAAACTCTAGGCACTGCTTCACTCTCCATAGAAGAGTTTCTAGATCCGGTTTCCAAACTTGCTGTGGAGAAATGGTTGGACTTGGTACCCCCTTCTGGAAATGGATCTTCAAAACCGATTGGCCTACGTGTTGCTGCTTCCTTCACAGTTCCTACAGCAGCACCACATGTGCTTCACATGGTTCGATCCCATCCTTTTTCGAAAGGTTCTTGTTTTCAGCTCCCTCTTACCGGAACTGTCCCAAGTGGCAAGAGCTATACCCGTGTCATTGATGAAACTCAAGCTGAGGTCATAAGACTTCAAATGAG GGAGTTCGGGAAGGCAAAGATGAAAGAGAACAGCCTCTCGAGTAAGCAAGTAATTGGTATCACAAAGCATGGAGAAACTCATACAGTAGCAGAGTTTCTAGGGACTCATTGGAATTTGATGAATTCCCAATGGGTTCTTCACAATGCAGAAGTCGGTGAAAATGGTCATCTCTTTGATCTCAAAGGCAATAGGACG GTAAAGGTTTTTTCTGGTAGAAAACTGGATTACGAACCCAAACATTGTGAGAAGCAGAAGAACGAAGGTGACTTTATGACTGCTGTTGAATTTTCTGTTGAACATCCATACGGAAAAGCTGTTGCATTGCTTAACTTGAAATCTAGATGCTTGAAG GCAAAGGAGGGATGGTTTGTTTTGCCCGGATTGGTATCGATGTTTATACTTTCTCACATTTTGAAGAAGGAAGGACGCTTTGGCTTCACTGTTGATGGCAAAAGTACGAAAGAGATAGATGGTGCAACACGAAAGGTAATTGTTGACAACGACCAGCATGCCTCCATGGAAACTGAAGTCCATTCGGATGTGACATTAGAAAATGCAGTGATacctaaaaaagatggttcatgcAATGGGGACTGTGGAAGTGAGAAAGGCAACACGGTAAGCAGTGGTGGCTGCGGTGGTTGTGGTGCTGGATGTGGAAACGTGGTGAAGAGTGGTGGTTGTGGTAGTGGCTGCGGTAGTGGATGTGGGGGTGGTTGTGGAAGCATAGTGAATAGTGGCGGCTGCGGTGCCGGTGGTTGTGGTGCTGGATGTGGAAACATGGTGAAGAGTGGTGGCTGTGGTGGTGGCTGTGGTGGTGGTTGCGGTAGTGGGTGCGGGGGTAGTTGTGGAAGCATAGTGAATAGCGGCAGTTGTGGCTCTGGCTGTGGTGGGTGTGGCGGAGGTTGCGGAAGCATGGTGAATAGCAGTGGCTGTGGCTCTGGCTGTGGTGGGTGCGGCGGAGGTTGTGGAAGCATGGTGAATAGCAGTGGTTGTGGACTCAAGGAGGAGAGCGGTGGCTGTGGTGGTTGCGGTGGTTGTGGCGGTGGGTGTGGCAACCTTATAAATACCTGTGTCGGAACCGGAGGTGTGGTAAAAAGTAATGGGTGTGAAAATCCCACATACATGGAGGCGGCTATAAAAGCTTGA
- the LOC107950492 gene encoding glycine-rich domain-containing protein 1 isoform X1 encodes MTSQVKYVSEEMEMEKEQGLEWIEAQKIEISLNLAGAAKNQLEFLAAVDRNRWLYDGPTLHRAIYRYNAYWLPLLAKCYEEPILEGPLVVPLDCEWIWHCHRLNPVRYKSDCEELYGKILDNTNVVSSLRGACKRQTEEIWNRLYPNEAYDFDFTKALSENASETLSGLEKHTEYDLVSAVKRQSPFFYQVSRAHMNNNIFIEEAVARYKGFLHLIKRNRENSTKRFCVPTYDIDLIWHTHQLHPVSYCKDLNTVLGKILEHDDTDSDRTKGKKLDVGFSGTTKQWEDTFGKRYSKSGAMYRGNSPSPLAAIPCIPDILPKKIDATNEFPNIIKLPEMRIVEVLLEIVAVKNLPDEKKGNLFVLLSKTQPDVFCNTKQKLTILSESGKKQVLLFQCEPTGELHFELVSNSASTLPVTKTCKTLGTASLSIEEFLDPVSKLAVEKWLDLVPPSGNGSSKPIGLRVAASFTVPTAAPHVLHMVRSHPFSKGSCFQLPLTGTVPSGKSYTRVIDETQAEVIRLQMREFGKAKMKENSLSSKQVIGITKHGETHTVAEFLGTHWNLMNSQWVLHNAEVGENGHLFDLKGNRTVKVFSGRKLDYEPKHCEKQKNEGDFMTAVEFSVEHPYGKAVALLNLKSRCLKAKEGWFVLPGLVSMFILSHILKKEGRFGFTVDGKSTKEIDGATRKVIVDNDQHASMETEVHSDVTLENAVIPKKDGSCNGDCGSEKGNTVSSGGCGGCGAGCGNVVKSGGCGSGCGSGCGGGCGSIVNSGGCGAGGCGAGCGNMVKSGGCGGGCGGGCGSGCGGSCGSIVNSGSCGSGCGGCGGGCGSMVNSSGCGSGCGGCGGGCGSMVNSSGCGLKEESGGCGGCGGCGGGCGNLINTCVGTGGVVKSNGCENPTYMEAAIKA; translated from the exons ATGACAAGCCAAGTGAAATACGTTTCCG AAGAGATGGAAATGGAGAAAGAGCAAGGACTGGAATGGATCGAAGCTCAAAAGATCGAAATTAGTTTGAACCTTGCAGGTGCTGCCAAGAACCAGCTTGAATTCCTCGCTGCTGTCGATAGGAACCGTTGGCTCTACGATGGCCCTACTCTCCATAGAGCCATTTACAG GTACAATGCTTACTGGCTTCCCTTGCTAGCCAAATGTTATGAAGAACCCATTTTGGAAGGGCCTTTGGTTGTTCCTCTTGATTGTGAATGGATTTGGCATTGCCATAGGCTAAACCCA GTTCGTTACAAGTCTGACTGTGAAGAACTCTATGGGAAGATCCTTGACAATACTAATGTTGTGTCTTCCCTTCGAGGCGCATGTAAACGGCAAACCGAAGAAATTTGGAACAGGCTTTATCCGAATGAAGCTTATGACTTTGATTTCACCAAAGCCTTGTCTGAAAATGCCTCTGAAACACTTTCTGGACTTGAAAAACACACTGAATATGATCTAGTTTCAGCTGTTAAAAGGCAGAGTCCTTTCTTTTATCAG GTATCCAGAGCGCATATGAATAACAATATCTTTATCGAAGAAGCTGTAGCTAGGTATAAGGGTTTCCTTCATCTGATCAAGAGGAATCGAGAGAATTCGACAAAGCGCTTTTGCGTTCCAACCTATGACATCGACCTTATCTGGCACACACACCAGTTGCATCCTGTCTCTTACTGCAAAGATTTGAATACAGTACTTGGTAAGATATTGGAGCATGATGATACAGACTCAGACAGAACTAAGGGGAAGAAGCTTGATGTCGGATTTTCGGGGACTACTAAACAGTGGGAGGATACATTCGGCAAAAGATACTCGAAGTCGGGGGCCATGTATAGAGGGAATTCTCCATCTCCTCTTGCAGCTATTCCTTGCATTCCCGACATTTTACCTAAGAAAATAGATGCAACAAATGAGTTTCCGAACATTATTAAGCTTCCTGAGATGAGGATTGTAGAG GTACTTTTGGAGATTGTTGCAGTTAAGAACTTACCGGACGAAAAGAAGGGGAATCTCTTTGTCTTGTTAAGTAAAACTCAACCCGATGTATTCTGTAATACTAAGCAGAAACTGACTATTTTATCTGAGTCTGGGAAGAAACAGGTTCTTTTATTTCAGTGTGAACCTACTGGTGAACTGCATTTCGAACTCGTATCAAATTCAGCTTCCACTTTACCAGTAACAAAGACATGCAAAACTCTAGGCACTGCTTCACTCTCCATAGAAGAGTTTCTAGATCCGGTTTCCAAACTTGCTGTGGAGAAATGGTTGGACTTGGTACCCCCTTCTGGAAATGGATCTTCAAAACCGATTGGCCTACGTGTTGCTGCTTCCTTCACAGTTCCTACAGCAGCACCACATGTGCTTCACATGGTTCGATCCCATCCTTTTTCGAAAGGTTCTTGTTTTCAGCTCCCTCTTACCGGAACTGTCCCAAGTGGCAAGAGCTATACCCGTGTCATTGATGAAACTCAAGCTGAGGTCATAAGACTTCAAATGAG GGAGTTCGGGAAGGCAAAGATGAAAGAGAACAGCCTCTCGAGTAAGCAAGTAATTGGTATCACAAAGCATGGAGAAACTCATACAGTAGCAGAGTTTCTAGGGACTCATTGGAATTTGATGAATTCCCAATGGGTTCTTCACAATGCAGAAGTCGGTGAAAATGGTCATCTCTTTGATCTCAAAGGCAATAGGACG GTAAAGGTTTTTTCTGGTAGAAAACTGGATTACGAACCCAAACATTGTGAGAAGCAGAAGAACGAAGGTGACTTTATGACTGCTGTTGAATTTTCTGTTGAACATCCATACGGAAAAGCTGTTGCATTGCTTAACTTGAAATCTAGATGCTTGAAG GCAAAGGAGGGATGGTTTGTTTTGCCCGGATTGGTATCGATGTTTATACTTTCTCACATTTTGAAGAAGGAAGGACGCTTTGGCTTCACTGTTGATGGCAAAAGTACGAAAGAGATAGATGGTGCAACACGAAAGGTAATTGTTGACAACGACCAGCATGCCTCCATGGAAACTGAAGTCCATTCGGATGTGACATTAGAAAATGCAGTGATacctaaaaaagatggttcatgcAATGGGGACTGTGGAAGTGAGAAAGGCAACACGGTAAGCAGTGGTGGCTGCGGTGGTTGTGGTGCTGGATGTGGAAACGTGGTGAAGAGTGGTGGTTGTGGTAGTGGCTGCGGTAGTGGATGTGGGGGTGGTTGTGGAAGCATAGTGAATAGTGGCGGCTGCGGTGCCGGTGGTTGTGGTGCTGGATGTGGAAACATGGTGAAGAGTGGTGGCTGTGGTGGTGGCTGTGGTGGTGGTTGCGGTAGTGGGTGCGGGGGTAGTTGTGGAAGCATAGTGAATAGCGGCAGTTGTGGCTCTGGCTGTGGTGGGTGTGGCGGAGGTTGCGGAAGCATGGTGAATAGCAGTGGCTGTGGCTCTGGCTGTGGTGGGTGCGGCGGAGGTTGTGGAAGCATGGTGAATAGCAGTGGTTGTGGACTCAAGGAGGAGAGCGGTGGCTGTGGTGGTTGCGGTGGTTGTGGCGGTGGGTGTGGCAACCTTATAAATACCTGTGTCGGAACCGGAGGTGTGGTAAAAAGTAATGGGTGTGAAAATCCCACATACATGGAGGCGGCTATAAAAGCTTGA